The Polyangia bacterium DNA window GACAGTGCGCCAGCCATCCGGCGACTGAAGGCGGGTTCCGGCCGGAACGCGCACCACACAGCGCCCGCGTGAGCCGCCAGCCAGGATGGGCGCGCGCAGGTACGGGTGGAGACCGTAGGCGTAAGGGAACGCGGATGACCCGGTGTTCCGCAGCGTCGACTCGAGCACCAGCGCTCCTGCTTGCAGGCGATAGGTCAGCCGGAGCTCGAACTCGAAGGGGAAGCCGAGACGGAACCCGGGGTGCGGCACCAGCAGCGCGGTCAGGCTGGTCGCTTCGACGCGCTCCAGTTGCCAGTACACGTTGCGCGCCCACCCGTGCGACGGCATGGGCAACGCGTGGCCGTCGTGATCCCAGCTGTCGGGACGCGAGCCATTGCTGACGCCGACGGCGGGAAAGAGCACCGGGTTGCCATAACGACGGTCGGCCGCCTCACGATCCACCAGCGGCGCGTGCAAAAGTTCGATCCGCTGGCCAGCGACGGTGGTCTCGAAGCCGTAAAGCTGGAACCCGCGCTCGGGATAGACCAGCGCGCGGGACTGGCCATCGGCGAGCGTGATCAAGCGCGAAGCGATGGCGCTGGCGTCTTGGGCGTTGTTCATCAGGAGGCGAGCCTGCCCGAACAACAGACGGGCGATCAAGCGGTCTGCGCCTGATCGCCGTGCCCCACGGTAGGCGGCGGCACCGGGGAACAAATGGACGGATGGTCCGTTTCATGGGAAGGCGTGGGCTCCGCCATGCCAGGGACGAGACGATGAAGAACGCTCTTGCAGGCACGCTGGTCGCGATTCTGGTCGCGGGTCACCTCGGCTGCTCCAGCGGCTCGCCGCCGGCTGAGCAAAACGCGATAACCCGTCAGGCGCTGTCGGCCATCCCACTGGTGCGCCTCACCGAGCTGCACTATGACAACGCGGGCACCGACGTCGGCGAGGCGATCGAGCTCTCCGGAGCAGCCGGGACCGACGTCACCGGCTGGCAGGTGATCCTTTACAACGGAACCGGCGGGGCTTCGTACAGCACGCGTCCGCTGAGCGGCTCCATCCCCGCCACCTGCGGCGGGCGCGGCGTGCTGGTGCTGAACTATCCGTCGAACGGCGTCCAGAATGGCGGCACCACGACCACCGGCACCGCGGATCCCGACGGTGTGGCGCTGGTGGACGGCACCGGCGCGGTGGTGGAATTTCTGTCGTACGAAGGAAGCTTCACCGCCGCCAACGGCCCGGCATTCGGCTTGCTGTCCGTCGATATCGGCGTGCGGGAGCTGGGCACCGAAGCGCCGGGGCAATCGCTGCAACGAAGCGCCACCGGCGCCTGGAACGGCCCGGCGCCGAGTACGTTCGGCGCCTGCAACGACGCCGACGGGCCGCCACCGCCTGACGTGGCCAGCGTCAGCGTCGCGCCGGCCGCCGCCACGCTGGCCGTCGCCGCCACCCAGGCATTCGTGGCGACTGCCTTCGACGCCGCCAACCAGCCCATCGCCGGCACGTCGTTCACGTGGACCAGCAGCGCGCCGTCGGTGGCCACCGTCGACGGCAGCGGCATGGTCTCCGCGCTCGCCGCCGGCGACGCGACGATCACCGCCACCGCGGACAACGGCATCGCTGCCAGCGCCGCGGCGCACGTCGCTGCGCCACCGCCGCCCCCGCCCAGCGACACACGCGTCAGCGAAGTGCACTATGACAACCTGGGCACCGACGTCGGCGAGGAGGTCGAGATCGAGGGGCCGGCCGGCGCCGACCTCAGTGGCTTTTCGGTGGTCCTTTACGACGGCAACGGCGGCACGGTCTACAACACGCAAACCCTCAGCGGACCGATCCCCGCCAGCTGCGACCAGCGCGGCGTCGTGGTCATCAACTATCCAACCAACGGCATTCAGAACGGCAGCCCCGATGGCCTGGCCCTGGTCGACGCCGGCGGCGCGGTGATCGAATTTCTCTCCTACGAGGGCACCTTCACGGCGACCAACGGCCCGGCGGCGGGGATGCTGTCCGTCGACATCGGCGTCGCCGAATCGCCGTCAGAACCGCTCGGCCAGTCGCTGTCGCGCGACGCCACCGGCGTCTGGCAGGTGACCATCGCCAGCTTCGGCGCCTGCAACGGGACCGGCGCGCCGCCGCCACCGGCCAATCACATCAGCTTCACCGGCCGCTTGCCCAGCGATCCGCCGCTTCCGGTCGGCTTTCAGGATCAGCTTTTCGCCACCGTGCACGACGCCAACAACGTCGTGGTCGGGAGCGTGATCACCTGGTCGTCCGACACGCCGGCCATCGCCAGCATCGACGCCGACGGCGTGATGACCGCGCTCGGCGAAGGGACCGCCACCTTGCGCGCCACCGCCGCCGACGGCATCACCACCGCGGCGCTGTCCTTGCCCATGCGCATCGCCGCGGCCAGCACCACCGCGCAATACGTGGGCAACGCCGCGTTCGGCGAGCCCACCGACGGCGATCCCAGCGACGACTTCATCGTTCGCCACCCGGAGTACACGGCGTCGTTCAACCCGACGCGCGGCACGCCCAACTGGGTCAGCTACGACCTTGACGCTTCGGACTTCGGCACCGAAGACCGCTGCGATTGCTTCACCTTCGATCCGGCGCTGCCGGCCACCTTCACCCACTACACCACCGCCGATTACACCGGCGCCGCCGCCTTCCACGGCTACGGCATCGATCGCGGCCACCTCACTCGTTCGTTCGATCGCACGTCGGCCAGCCTGGACAACGCCTTCACGTTTTACTTCACCAACGTGGTGCCGCAGGCGTCGGATCTGAACCAGGGGCCGTGGGCCGCCTTCGAAGACGACCTCGGCGATCTGGCCCGCCTCAGCGACAAAGAGGTCACCATCATCGCCGGCGTGGCCGGCAGCAAGGGCACGCTGAAGAACCAGGGCAAGATCGTGATTCCGGCGCGCACCTGGAAGGTGGCGGTCATCCTGCCGCGCGATCACGGCCTGGCGGACATCGTCGACTATCGTGATCTGTCGGTGATCGCGGTGGACATGCCGAACGATCCCGGCATTCGCAACGTGCCCTGGCAGACGTACCAGACGACGGTGGCCGCCATCGAAGCGTTGAGCGGCTACGACCTGCTGGCGCTGCTGCCCGACAAGATCGAGAGCATCGTGTCGCAGGGGATCCAGCCGCCCATCGCCGCAATCGACGGGCCGTACGCCCTCGCCGAGGGCGGCACGATCACCATCAGCGCCGCCGGCTCGGTCGATCCCAACGGCACCGTGGTCAGCTACGCCTGGACCTTCGGCGACGGGACAACGACCACGACCAGCGGCCCCTCGGTGAGCCACGCCTTTGTTCGGTACGGCGTGTACGACGTGCGCGTGGTCGTCACCGACAACGACGGCCTCACTGATTCGATCGCCACCAGCGCCACGGTTTCCAACGTCGCGCCGGTCGTCGGCGCGCTGCCGGCGGCCACGCTGGTGGCGGGTCAAACGTACGCAGCCGCTGGCTCGTTCGTCGATCCGGGCACCGACGTCTGGACCGGGGCCGTCGACTTTGGCGACGGCAGCGGTGAAACGCCGCAGGCGCTTGCAGGGATGGGATTTTCTCTGTCGCACGTCTACCGAGCGCCCGGAACGTTCACGGTCACGGTCCGCATCTCCGACGGTGACGCCGCCTCCACCGGCACCGCCACCATCACCGTCACGCCAGCGGTCAAGACTGTCAACGACGCCATCGCCTTGGTCGACCAGTTGCTGGACGCGCACCAGCTGACCCGCGGCGTGGCCGCCCTGGTCGATGCCGAGCTGGCTCTGGCCAGCGCCGCGGTGAACCGCAACAATGCCTTCCTCGCGGTGTTCACCCTGGCCAGCGTCGAGGGCGAGCTGAAGACGCTGGTGGCATTGCGCCTGTTGTCGTCGACCGACGCCGGCCCGCTGACGGCGCTGATCGCTGATTTGATCCACGGCCTCACCGGCGGCTGATGGCCACCCTGCGCCCCGCGATGGCCGACGACTATGCCGCCTTCGTGCGGCTGTTCCCGGAGCTGCGCACCGACGATCCGATTCCGACCGCCGACGTCTGGGTAGCGGGCATCGCACCCGCGACCTGGGTCGCGACGATCGAGGACCGGGTGGTGGCGTACTGCTACTTTCAAGAATACGCCGACAGTGGTTACGTCCGGCACGTGGCCGTCGACCGGGCGGCGCGCCGACAGGGATTGGGCCGTGCGCTGCTGACCACCGTCGCTGAGCGACTGCGCCGGCAGGACAAGAAATTCTGGCGCCTCAACGTCAAGCCCGACAACGTGGCGGCCATCGCGCTCTATACCAGCCTGGGCCTGAAAGCGAAGTATCTGGCCAAGAGTTTCCGATTGCCCTGGGCGGCCTTCGAAGCCATGCCGTCCCTTGGTGCGGTCGTCAACCTGCTGGCGCCCGACCGGGACGCGGCCGTGGAAGACTTTTTTTCTCTGCCGCGCGGACAGCTGACTGAATCGCGGCGCATCGGCCGGACGCTGTTCGAAGCGGTGACGGCGGACGGCGGGGCGATCTTGGGGCTGGCGGTCTTCAACCCCAGTTTTCCCGGCGCCTTTCCCTTTCGCGTGGTCGATCCGCGCGCGGCCCGCGATCTGCTGGCGGCCATGCGGCGGATGGTGCCGAAGGACGACAACGTGAACCTGGTGGCCGAGGATGACGAACCCCTGGCAACGACGCTGTTGCAAGTCGGCGCCCTCTGCAAGATGGAGATCGTTCACATGGAAGGCGCGCTGTAACGAAGCTTTGCGGAAAGACGATCTCATGGCGTTCTCCTGCCCTGGCAGCGCCGACAACGCAACGCCGTCCAGACGATCGCCGTGCCGCAACGAGTTCACGAAGATCCTGCATGGCGTCTTCGGTCCGCGTGTTCTAGCGCAGCAGCGAATGTTGTCGCCCGCCGGCCGCGGGCGTAACAATCGCGCATCATGCGTGCTTGTTCTCGTCGTCGGAAGCCCGGTATCCGCTTGTTTTCTGTCGCCGCAGCGGTGGCCATCGCGCTGATCCTCGGCGCTGCGGCCGAGGGTCGCGCCGACGTCATCTTATGGGCTGCCGCCAACAACGGCGCCTTCGGAACGGTGGACGTTCAGACCGGCGCGTTCACTCAGACCGGAACGTTGACCGGCGTTGCCGCCGGCCAGCTGGGAGGCATGGCGCTCAGCCCCAGGGGGACCCTGTACACCCAGCTTTCCGACCAGAATCTGGCCACGGTGGATCCGGGCACCGCCACGGTGACCACCGTCGGTAGCACCGGCGCCAACAACATCTTCGGGATCAGGTTTCGCAGCGACGGCGTCCTCTTCGGCGCGTCGCACACGGACCTGTTCACCATCGACCCGACGACGGGGACCGCCACGCACGTCGGGGCGTTGGGCGTCGGGATCAGCTCGTACTTCGATCTAGTGTTTGACGATCACGACAACCTGTTCATGACCCAAAGCACCGACACGGTTTACCGGCTCGACACCACGACCGGCGCGGCGACCGCCGTCGGGTCTGTCGGCTTCTTCATCGTCGGCGCCGCCTTCGCCGATGGCACACTGTACGCAACGACCACCGATTCGAAAATCATCACCGTTGACACCACCACCGGAGCGGGCGCAGCGCTTTCCACCCAGACACCGAGCGGCACATTTATTTTCACCATCGCCAACGGCCCGGCGCCCGTCGACGGCGGCGACGGCGACGCCGGTGAATCGGGCCATGCGGACGCGTCCGCCGGTGACGGCGAAACGGACGCCGAGGTCAGCGCCGACGCTGGCGCGCCCCGCACGTCCTCGTCAGGTGGATGCAGTTGTGGCCTGGCGTCGCGCTCGCTGTCCCACCCGGGCATCAGCGTGTTGATCGTTGCCGCCGCCTTCGTCTTCCGACGCCGCCGCGATGGCGTAGCGGCGCACGCCACGCCAGCCGCTCAATGTCCGCGCCTGATCTCGGGCGGGTGAAACCGGATCTCGAAGCTGTGCAGCGTCCGATCCTGGCAAGTGATGACGCCCGTCTTCTGGTCGAACATCCGGGGCACCGGAATGCGCTGTTCTTCGTAAACCGCGTGGTAGCCACGTTCGGCCAGCGTGTCCAGCACCATGTCGATGGCCGTCGCGTCTTCGAACAAAGCGTCTTCCGTCTTGACCAGACACCGTCCCGCCAGGGCGTGCCGCACGATCGCCGGCACCACCTCGGCGTCGATGAAGGCGGCGACCCGCTTGAACAGCGACGCCGCCGCGTGTTCGTAAGAATCCAGGCGGCGCACCAGCTCTTGGCGGGCATGCAACGTCACCTCGGAGACGACGGGGATGCGGTGAATGATGTCGTGGGTCGCCTGTCCCAGCTCCAGCGAGCTTTGATACTGGAACTCGGCGTTGATGCTCTTTTCGACCTCGGACAGCGGCGCGTCGGCGTTCACGAAGTGATAGTGGAAATGCCTTCGCAGGCTGGTCAACGCTTCGTAGGTCAGCTCTTTGAACGTCCGGTAGCGGTTCCTGGCCAGGGTTTCGTCCACGTCGGTGGGACGCAATTCGATCAGTGAGCCGACGCCAGTCCCGCGCACGCGCTGGTTGTGTTCGGCGATCTGGCGGCCGCGCCGCAGTTGCCGCTCCAGCGAGGTCTGCTCGCCGACGAACAGCACGGTGATCCGGAAGATGGGACGACGAAACCGTTTGCCGGTGGGCGTGCCCCAGTGCACGGCGCGCAGCTGCATGATCTTGTCGTGCAGCAGCTTGACCGCGTCGGCCTGGACCTTGGTGCGAGGAAATCCGTCGACCACCACGCCGGTCTGATAGATCGGATCCAGCAATTTTCGCAGCAGCGCTTCGATCACCTCGCGATCACCGACAAACTGCCCGCGATCTTTCAGCGCCCGCATCTCGGGGGTATCCAGCAAATCGCTGATCACGATGGGGGCAGCGGTCAGGCCACGCTCGCGCAAGATGAACGGCGTGTTCGTTCCTTTGCCCGATCCGGGCGCCCCCCCCAGCCACATGATCTCTTTTGGAAAGACCATGTTCTCGGTGCCAAGCTCGTCAGCCAGGCGGTTCCAGACTTGCCCGAAGATCAGCGGCGCGTCTTTGATCTCCAGCTCGGGACTGGTGATGCGACCCGTGCCAGGCTCGGCAGGGATTTTTTGCGGGGGCTTGGGTTCGGACATGGACGGGCGCCAGCAGGAACAAGATGTACCCCTGCGCAACAAAAAAATCAGCTTGGAACAAACAAGCCCGTCGCGCCGCGAGTCTCTTGCTAGGCTAGGCTCCGTCCTTGCCGAAGGGCGCGTGCGGCATGCCGGACTTCTTCGACACGATCGATGGCACCAGCGTCTGCGCAATGTGCGAGGGCGCGCTCCACACCGGACGCTACGTTCCGATGCGCCTGTCGATCCCAAAGGTGTTCTGTTCGCCGGCCTGCCTGCGAGCGGCGGTCCGCAAGCAGCGCGCCCGCCGCTGGGCCGCCCGGTATCGCATCCTCCGGCGCCTGAGCATCGGCCTGGTCCTGGTCGGGGCGTGCGTGATGCCCTATCAATGGGCCTTGCGCCGGGCGCCGCAATCGGTGGGTCTGGCGATGATGGTGGGCTCCGACGATCGGCCGGCGCCTCCGTCGCTGCCGGCCGGATGGTTCGGACCCGAGTGGCCGCCCACGGAGACCAGCGTGCTGGCGCTGCTGGGGCGGGACGCGTGGATTCACCCGCTGGCGGGCCCGACCCGCCGCATGCCTCGCAGCGACAGCCGGGTTTTTGGGGCGGGCCGTCCGGGAAATCGCGCCGTCGAGTGCCGCAACGGCCACTGCGGCGTCGACCTGGGCGGCGAGATCTGGGGCGAGCACGTCCGCGCCGTTCACGACGGCGTCATCGACTTTGTTCAACGAGGGCCGAACCCGGATCGCGGGGGCCGGTTCGTGCGCATCTCCCATCACAACGGAACGGTTTTCACCCAGTACTTTCATCTGGCGGCGATCCCGCGAAACATCGAACGCGGCGTGGTGGTCAAAGCCGGCGACCTGATCGGCCTGCTGGGCGACAGCGGCGTCAAGGAATCCCAGCCGCACCTGCATTTCAGCGTTTCGATTCGTCTCTGGGAAAAAGGCCCCGAAAAGTACATCGACCCCGAACCTTTGATCGCGCTGTGGCCCTTGCGCGTCCCGATCGACGAGGGCAACGCCGGCCTGGTGACGCTGGTGGCGCCGCCCGGCGTGCCGCGGGGCTCGGCGCCGAGGCGCGCCGGGCGGGGACGAAAGGCGTCGACGCAAGTCGGACCACCTGCCGACACTGATGCGCCCAGTGCCGGCGCGAACTCGGACGAGCCGGCCGCCGACACTGACGCGCCCGAGCCATCGGTGGAGGAGTAAAGCGTGACCCATGGCTGAAAGCTGCTTCGTTTGCGGAAACGCCGCCGACGAGAACGATCGCCTGGTGCTGGTGCACAGCAAGCGCCGCGAGATCTACTGTTCCAGCGTCTGTCTGCGGCACATCGTTCGCAAGCAGCGCGCAGCCCGGACGGCGGCACAGCTGCGCTGGACCTTGCGCGTGTCGCTGTCGGTCCTGGCTTTGATCGGCGTGGGGACTTTGTGGCAGCGTCACCGAACGCCGAGGCCACAATCGATCTCGTACCCCTGGCCGGAAGTTCTTGGCGACGCCGCGCCAGCCGCCGGAGCCAGCTCTTTCGGACCGCCGTGGCCGCCGACGGATGAACAATGGATGGCGCTTTTCAACACGGCAAGCTGGGTCTATCCCTTGCCGGGGCCGAACCGTCGCTCGCCGACGATCGACGGGCAGATGTTGGGCCTGGTCGATCCCCGAGAGCCGCCGGCGCGTTGTCGCAAGGACGACCAATGCGGTGTGAACCTGGGCGGCGAGCTGTGGGGCGAGCACGTGTATGCTGCGCAGGACGGCGTGGTCGAGCGCGTGCGCGAAGGCGGACACGATCAGCCCGGGGGCATCTATGTCCGGCTATCTCATTCTGGCGGGACGGTGTTCACGCAGTACTTCCATCTGGCCGGCACCCCGCGCGGCCTGGTGCGCGGCGCCCGGGTCAGGGCCGGCGACGTCATCGGCCTGGTCGGCGACACCGGGCTTGAAGGAGGCCACCCGCACCTGCACTTCACCCTCTCGGTTCGGCCTTCGAAGGGGTTCGCCGAGGTGTACTGGGATCCCACGCCCTGGATGGCGCGATCGCAGCTGCGCGTGCCGCCGCATGGTTCGGTCGCTGGACTTATCAGCGAAAAGGAACGAACCGAGCTGCCGCGCCCGCCGCGATAGCTCATCGTGCCTACGTGCCCGCCATGACCCTGGTCGTTGCCTGGACGATCCTCAACCTTTTGTTCAACGTTCGGTACCCGGCGCTGCACACCCCGGGGCTGTACTTTCTGCCGTCGGTCGACGCCACGCTGTTGCTGGCGGGGATCGCGGTCCTGGTCTGGCGCGGCCGCCGGTTGCCGCGCGCGATGGTGGTGGCGCTGGCGCTGATGGTGGTGACGGTGCGCGCCTTTCGGATCGGAGACGGCGTGGTCTGGCGCTATTTCAACCGGCCCATCGACCTGGGACTGGATCTGCCCACCACCGGCGAGATCGGGCGGCTGATGCGCGCGACGGTGACGCTGCCGGTGTTGATTCCAGGCGTCCTGATCGTGGTCGGCTGCGCGGTGGCGTTCGGCCTGCTGGCCGCCTGGTCGGTGCGCGCGGCCGAGCGCTCGTTCGCCTCGGCTCGGGTGAGGACGATCTTCGTGGCGGCGGCGGCCACCACCCTGCTGGTGTCGTCGTTCTTCCCGCTGGACAGCGCGCGCGGGTTGCGCCGCGGCGGATTCGCTCCCAGCGTGCTGCCGCGCCTTTTCGCTGAAGGCAAGCGCATGCTGGCGCTGGGCGCCTATCGCCGCGCCGAGACCACCCGCGTCCAGGCGGACGCCGCCCGCGTGGCTGCCCTGCCCCATGATCTGCAAAAGCTGGGACGCCCCAACGTGCTGCTGTTCTTCGTCGAATCGTACGGGGCCACGGTCCTTGAACATCCCCAGATGGTCGGCCCCATCGACCAGCTTTATCGCGAGCTCGAGCATCAGCTGGGGCACCACGGTTTTCAGATCGCTTCGCGGCTGCTTGATTCGCCGACCTACGGCGGCCGTTCGCAGCTTGCCCATCAGGCGATGGCCACCGGGGTGCGCGCGGACGATCGCATCAGCGACGCCGCCGTTCAGTCGCTGCGCCCAAAGACCATGGCCGACTTTTTCAAGGACGCCGGCTATCGCACGGTCCTGGTCATGCCCGGCAACACCCACCGCAACCTTTTTCGCTGGAGCTATGACGTCGACAAGCTGTACGCGTCGTGGGACCTCGACTATCGCGGACCGGTCTACGCCTTCGGATCGATCCCCGACCAGTTCGTCATCGACGCCATCCACCGACGAGAGGTGGCCGTCGCGGCGCAGCCGCTGCTGATCACCTACGCCCTGGTCTCGAGCCATGCCCTTTGGGACCGCCAGCCCCCGTTCATCGCCGACTGGTCGCAGGTTGGCGACGGCCACATCTTCGGCGAGGTCGCCGCCACGCGCTTTGACGTGAACTGGAACAGCATCGACCGGGGCGCGCCGGCCTACGTTCACGCCATCGCTTACAGCCTGCAGACGATCGCCAGCTATCTGACGAGGTTCGATCTCGGCGACACGCTGGTGATCGTGCTGGGTGATCACCAGCCAGTGGCGGACATGACGCGCGCCAGCCCGTCGCACGCGGTGCCGGTCCACATCATCAGCCGGGCCGGCGCGCTGGTCGACGCCTTCCGCGCCCGCGGCTATCACGCCGGCATGCGCCCGGCTTCTGATCCCGCGCCGCCGGGCATGGAGACGTTCCTGCCGGATCTACTGGTGGACTTCTCGACGATCCGGCGGTGATCGAGGCGCCGCTGCCGGCCGGCCATTGTCCCCGCCGGTACGAGCCCTGTCCCGAAGCGTACACAGGCCGCCGGCAAGCCGCCGAAAATGAGCGGCGGCGCGCTGGCACGTCGCTGGCAACAGGAAGGTCGCACACATCGTCATTGATGTTCACCACGGAGGACACATGAGCCGGATTTCGCACGTTTCGATCGCGTTGGCTTTGGCCGGGTTCCTGGGCATTGGTTTTGGCGCCGGTTGCGGCACCGGGACCGACGATGCGACGACGGCACAACGCGAGGCGGTGATGGCGGCGTGCCACCTGGACGATGGAACGGTCGAGGCTGACGCCGACGTTCACGCGTGCGATCCGCACGACACCAAGAAGACGACCATCTGTCATATCCCTCCGGGCAATCCCGCCAACGAGCACACGTTGTGCGTCGGCAATCCGGCCGTTCCGGCGCACATTCGCAACCACGGCGACTACGTTGGACCGTGCAAGCACGAGGTCGCGTGTCCGGCGCCGACCGGATCAGGCGGAGCGTCCGGTACGGGCGGCGCGGGCGACAACAACGGAACCGGCGGCGCGCCTGGAACCGGCGGCACGCCGGGCACCGGCGGCGCAATCGTCATCCCGTAACGCCCGTCAGTTGTTTGGGGGGACGCAACGGCGCAACTGGCGATGGCGCCGGTTGCGCCGTCTTGCGCATCGGCCCGGGCGCGTCAGCGGCGGTCGTTCCGATCGTCTCCAGGGCGGACAATCCGGCGCCTTCCGCGAAACAAGCGGTCGCTTTCTTTGCCTGGCCGGTCGCCTGGCGCCGTCCACCACTGAAAGGACGTGTGCCACGAGCGCGGGACCCCCGTTCGCTGCGCCGGCCCCAAACCGCTTCGGAGAAAATTTCTCATGCCGATTTCTGTTCGTTCGGGCTTGTCCGCCCTGTGTTTGCTGGCGATCGGATGCTCACAGAGCCCGGGAACCGGCTCTCCGCCGATGTCCGGCACCGGCGGGTCGGGCGGCAGCACGGTCAATGGGTCGGGTGGCAGTGCCAGTGAGGACGCGGGAAGCGGTGGCAGCCAGGCTTCGAGCGGCGGCGCGGGCGGAACAACCGTCTCTGGTTCGGGCGGCGACGCCGTCGCTGACTCCGGACCGCCGCCCGCCGACGTCGCCAGTGACGGCGCCGGGGGAAACGACGCCGGACAGATCGTGGCAGAAGATTTCACCTGCACGCTGATTCTGGGCACCGGGCAAAGCCTGCAGTGGTTCAACGGCGGGTTCGAAACCGCCGTCGGCAGCGCCAAGTGGGAAATCAAGGCGACCGATAACACGTACACGGAGGCGTGGGCGGTGCCCACCAGCGCTTTCTGGAACGTTCAGGTGCAATCTCCCTGCACGAGCAACGCAACGACGCCGGACCGCGTCCTGTTCATTGTCTACAGCAAGACCCTCACTGCCGAAGCGGACTGGGAGACGCAGATCAACAAGGTCATGGCCAACATCAAGACCAAGTTTCCCAGCGTCAAGAAGATCGATCTGTTGACCATGGTGCGTGGCCCCGACGACAAGATGTGCGGCACCGCCGTGGCCACCGTCGTCAGCCCGGCGCAGGATCAGGCGATGAAATCCGTGGCTGACGCCTCGGCTGGAATGATCACGGTGGGACCGCAATACTTCGCTCCCACCTGCGGAGCTTTCTCCGACCAAGGCAACACCAACCTGACCTCCGCAGGAGCGGCGGCGGTCGGGCAGATGCTGGCGGCTACCTACAAATAGCGTCCGCGCCAGCGGTCAGGGAAAGGCACCGGTGGCCAGCAGCAGATCCAGGCGCGCCTGACGGGCGGCGTCCTCGGCCAGCGCCACCTGCGATTCGGCGTCGCGGGCCTGACGTTCGGCATCGATGACCTCGATGTTGGTGCTGGCGCCGGCACGATACGATTTGTCGGCCAGCGCGGCCGCGGTGATGGCCGCCGCGGCCGCCGCCCGCGACGACAGCAAGCTGTCATCGGCATTGCGCACGACCGCAAAGGAGGTGCGCACCTCGACGCTGACCTGGCGCAAAAGACCGTCCAGCTGGGCGCGCGCCTCTTCGTCGCTGGCCTGCCGCTCGCGCTGCACGCCATAGCGGAAACCACCGTCGAAGAAGGGGATCGACAGCACCAGGCTGGCTTGCCAACCGGTGCCCGGTTGCAGCGGCGTCACCGTCTGCCGGAAGGCCTCCGCCTGCGCCAGCAGCGACGGTGCGTAGTACACCCAGTCGTCGCGGCGCAAATGTTCGCTGGCCACGCGCCGCGACTGCAAGGCCCGCACGTCCGGGCGCCGCGCCCGCGCGTCCGCCACCGCCGCGTCGACGGCGGGCGCGCCCGGCAGCACCACCTCGTCGGCGGCGTCGACCAGATCTTCTTCCGACAGGAGCACGGCCAGGGCGCTTTGCGCGCGCACCAGGGCGGTCTGGGCGTTCTTCACCTGCGCTTCGTCCGTGCGCAGCTGCTGCTCGGCGCGGGCGTCATCGACGCCGTTGCCCAGGCCAAGGTTCAAACGGGTGTGCGCGTAATCGTAGTGAGCGAAGGCGGTCTCGCGGGCGCGCACCGCCACTTCCAGTTGGCGGTGCTGCAACAGCACCGTCAGGTACGTGCGCCCGACGGCCACGCCCAGCTGGCGGCGCACGTCGGTGGCGTTGACGGCGGCGATGTCACGGTTGTCCTGCGCGTGGGCGTCGTTGGCCCAGGCAGTCGGCGACACGATCGGCACCGTCAGGGCCAGGTTGGCGCCCCATATGTTGACGGCCGGGCCTTCAAAGTAGTGCGGCGTATTCAACCGCACATAGTTACCGTTGCCGGTCAGCGTGGGCAGCCAAGCGGCGCGCGCCTCCCGCACCAGCGCCGACGCGCGCGAGATCTCCTGGCCAGCGACGATCACCGACG harbors:
- a CDS encoding DNA/RNA non-specific endonuclease, with the translated sequence MKNALAGTLVAILVAGHLGCSSGSPPAEQNAITRQALSAIPLVRLTELHYDNAGTDVGEAIELSGAAGTDVTGWQVILYNGTGGASYSTRPLSGSIPATCGGRGVLVLNYPSNGVQNGGTTTTGTADPDGVALVDGTGAVVEFLSYEGSFTAANGPAFGLLSVDIGVRELGTEAPGQSLQRSATGAWNGPAPSTFGACNDADGPPPPDVASVSVAPAAATLAVAATQAFVATAFDAANQPIAGTSFTWTSSAPSVATVDGSGMVSALAAGDATITATADNGIAASAAAHVAAPPPPPPSDTRVSEVHYDNLGTDVGEEVEIEGPAGADLSGFSVVLYDGNGGTVYNTQTLSGPIPASCDQRGVVVINYPTNGIQNGSPDGLALVDAGGAVIEFLSYEGTFTATNGPAAGMLSVDIGVAESPSEPLGQSLSRDATGVWQVTIASFGACNGTGAPPPPANHISFTGRLPSDPPLPVGFQDQLFATVHDANNVVVGSVITWSSDTPAIASIDADGVMTALGEGTATLRATAADGITTAALSLPMRIAAASTTAQYVGNAAFGEPTDGDPSDDFIVRHPEYTASFNPTRGTPNWVSYDLDASDFGTEDRCDCFTFDPALPATFTHYTTADYTGAAAFHGYGIDRGHLTRSFDRTSASLDNAFTFYFTNVVPQASDLNQGPWAAFEDDLGDLARLSDKEVTIIAGVAGSKGTLKNQGKIVIPARTWKVAVILPRDHGLADIVDYRDLSVIAVDMPNDPGIRNVPWQTYQTTVAAIEALSGYDLLALLPDKIESIVSQGIQPPIAAIDGPYALAEGGTITISAAGSVDPNGTVVSYAWTFGDGTTTTTSGPSVSHAFVRYGVYDVRVVVTDNDGLTDSIATSATVSNVAPVVGALPAATLVAGQTYAAAGSFVDPGTDVWTGAVDFGDGSGETPQALAGMGFSLSHVYRAPGTFTVTVRISDGDAASTGTATITVTPAVKTVNDAIALVDQLLDAHQLTRGVAALVDAELALASAAVNRNNAFLAVFTLASVEGELKTLVALRLLSSTDAGPLTALIADLIHGLTGG
- a CDS encoding GNAT family N-acetyltransferase translates to MATLRPAMADDYAAFVRLFPELRTDDPIPTADVWVAGIAPATWVATIEDRVVAYCYFQEYADSGYVRHVAVDRAARRQGLGRALLTTVAERLRRQDKKFWRLNVKPDNVAAIALYTSLGLKAKYLAKSFRLPWAAFEAMPSLGAVVNLLAPDRDAAVEDFFSLPRGQLTESRRIGRTLFEAVTADGGAILGLAVFNPSFPGAFPFRVVDPRAARDLLAAMRRMVPKDDNVNLVAEDDEPLATTLLQVGALCKMEIVHMEGAL
- a CDS encoding nucleoside monophosphate kinase, with the translated sequence MSEPKPPQKIPAEPGTGRITSPELEIKDAPLIFGQVWNRLADELGTENMVFPKEIMWLGGAPGSGKGTNTPFILRERGLTAAPIVISDLLDTPEMRALKDRGQFVGDREVIEALLRKLLDPIYQTGVVVDGFPRTKVQADAVKLLHDKIMQLRAVHWGTPTGKRFRRPIFRITVLFVGEQTSLERQLRRGRQIAEHNQRVRGTGVGSLIELRPTDVDETLARNRYRTFKELTYEALTSLRRHFHYHFVNADAPLSEVEKSINAEFQYQSSLELGQATHDIIHRIPVVSEVTLHARQELVRRLDSYEHAAASLFKRVAAFIDAEVVPAIVRHALAGRCLVKTEDALFEDATAIDMVLDTLAERGYHAVYEEQRIPVPRMFDQKTGVITCQDRTLHSFEIRFHPPEIRRGH
- a CDS encoding M23 family metallopeptidase, yielding MPKGACGMPDFFDTIDGTSVCAMCEGALHTGRYVPMRLSIPKVFCSPACLRAAVRKQRARRWAARYRILRRLSIGLVLVGACVMPYQWALRRAPQSVGLAMMVGSDDRPAPPSLPAGWFGPEWPPTETSVLALLGRDAWIHPLAGPTRRMPRSDSRVFGAGRPGNRAVECRNGHCGVDLGGEIWGEHVRAVHDGVIDFVQRGPNPDRGGRFVRISHHNGTVFTQYFHLAAIPRNIERGVVVKAGDLIGLLGDSGVKESQPHLHFSVSIRLWEKGPEKYIDPEPLIALWPLRVPIDEGNAGLVTLVAPPGVPRGSAPRRAGRGRKASTQVGPPADTDAPSAGANSDEPAADTDAPEPSVEE